In Nymphaea colorata isolate Beijing-Zhang1983 chromosome 3, ASM883128v2, whole genome shotgun sequence, a genomic segment contains:
- the LOC116251003 gene encoding cytochrome P450 86B1-like — protein sequence MGEAAWMEALMKAVKGITLSDIAISLLGLFIFSSIKNKMTSRGIMQWPVLGCLPTVLCHMHEVYEYVTSALIEAGGSFPYRGMWKGGAFGLVTVDPANIEYILKTNFKNYPKGKYYRERFSELLGDGIFNADDEVWRDQRRAASAEMHSARFVEYSAKTIEELTHNKLIKLAEKLSMDGRSVDLQDVFLRFTFDNICMAAFGVDPGCLAVDLPDVPFARAFEHATEHSLFRFTVPPFVWKAMRYFQVGSEKQLKETVKEVHEFAEKTVLTRRTESKKLGGLSHRSDLLSVLMEAHNPLYTDKFLKDFCISFILAGRDTSSVALAWFFWLLDKNPNVETRILDEIHSVLKQRDSLNLGQVGTKYNIVFTPNELKKMEYLQAALSESLRLYPSVPMDFKEALADDVFPDGNRIKKGARIMYSIYSMGRMESIWGKDCGEFKPERWIKEGKFVSESQFKYAVFNAGPRLCLGKKFAYNQMKMVTASLLLRYSVCIDRDHPVMPKLTTTLYMKNGLRVRFKPRPSFAQLLAAP from the exons ATGGGAGAAGCAGCATGGATGGAAGCGTTAATGAAGGCAGTGAAGGGCATAACCCTGTCAGATATTGCCATCTCCCTGCTTGGCCTCTTCATTTTTAGTTCTATCAAGAACAAGATGACCTCCAGAGGAATAATGCAGTGGCCGGTGCTCGGCTGCCTCCCCACCGTTCTTTGTCACATGCATGAAGTCTACGAATACGTCACCAGCGCCCTCATTGAAGCAGGAGGATCCTTCCCTTACAGGGGCATGTGGAAGGGTGGTGCCTTCGGTCTCGTCACAGTCGACCCGGCGAACATAGAATACATACTCAAGACCAACTTCAAGAACTACCCCAAGGGGAAGTACTACAGGGAGAGGTTCTCCGAGCTGCTCGGCGACGGCATCTTCAACGCCGACGACGAGGTGTGGAGGGATCAAAGGAGGGCGGCCAGCGCCGAGATGCATTCGGCGAGGTTTGTCGAGTACTCGGCCAAGACCATCGAGGAACTGACGCACAACAAGCTCATCAAGCTCGCCGAGAAGTTGAGCATGGACGGCCGGAGTGTCGACCTCCAGGACGTGTTCCTCCGCTTCACGTTCGATAATATATGCATGGCCGCGTTCGGCGTCGACCCCGGATGCCTCGCCGTCGACCTGCCGGACGTTCCCTTCGCCCGCGCCTTCGAGCATGCCACCGAGCACTCCTTGTTCAG GTTCACAGTTCCGCCCTTCGTCTGGAAGGCAATGAGGTACTTTCAGGTGGGCTCAGAGAAGCAGCTCAAGGAAACAGTTAAGGAAGTCCACGAATTCGCGGAAAAGACGGTGTTGACGCGACGAACGGAGTCGAAGAAGCTCGGCGGTCTCAGCCACCGCTCCGACCTCCTATCAGTTCTCATGGAGGCCCATAATCCTCTGTATACAGACAAATTCTTGAAGGATTTCTGTATAAGCTTCATTCTCGCTGGCCGGGACACCAGCTCCGTGGCACTGGCATGGTTCTTTTGGCTCCTTGACAAAAACCCAAACGTAGAAACCAGAATTCTTGATGAGATACACAGTGTTCTGAAGCAAAGAGATTCACTCAATCTTGGCCAGGTGGGTACCAAGTACAACATAGTCTTCACACCAAATGAACTGAAGAAGATGGAGTACTTGCAGGCTGCACTCTCGGAGTCTCTCAGACTCTACCCCTCGGTTCCCATGGACTTCAAGGAGGCACTGGCGGACGATGTGTTTCCGGACGGGAACAGAATAAAGAAAGGCGCGAGGATTATGTATTCCATATACTCGATGGGCAGGATGGAATCGATATGGGGAAAGGACTGTGGGGAGTTCAAGCCGGAGAGGTGGATCAAAGAAGGGAAGTTCGTGAGTGAGAGCCAGTTCAAGTACGCTGTGTTTAACGCGGGGCCGAGGCTGTGCTTGGGGAAGAAATTTGCGTACAACCAGATGAAGATGGTGACTGCGTCCCTTCTGTTGAGGTACTCTGTTTGCATCGATAGGGACCATCCGGTGATGCCCAAATTGACTACCACCCTTTACATGAAGAATGGACTCAGAGTCCGGTTCAAGCCGAGGCCCTCGTTCGCCCAGCTCCTGGCAGCGCCATAG